A region of the Theileria equi strain WA chromosome 4 map unlocalized gcontig_1105316255039, whole genome shotgun sequence genome:
CTTTGTGCATTTTTCGTCATCATCCCAAGATCCTATCCATATAATAGAGCTTCCTTCCAAGATCTTGGTCAGAATGTGTCCTTTACGCGGAATATATGTCGTTATTTGAATATCATATGGTTTTTGCCTCACGACTTGGAACGCTTTCTCGTCTATACCCTTGGTGATGTCCAATACAACTGATACGCTACTAGGAACAGACTTTTTACTGCCTTCCTTGTCATCACCCATTTCTTATCATTGAAATGTTTGACTTTTAACAAAGTTAGGCAATGTAAGCAAACCAATGAAAAGGAATTGGTAGTTTTATATGGGGACGGAGTTCAGGGAACAGAGGCCTTTCAAATCCATAAATAGTCTACACATCTAATCAGTATTTTCTCTATTATGAGCGGGACACATATACAGTTCTCTGCAATTTTGGCACTGAAATAGTTATGGAACCATACTTGGAGCAATTCAGGggaggaagaagttttACATGGGTTCTCTCGGTCATTTCATGGTAAATTCGGATAATCACACTCAATATTCTATTTTAATTCATATGAACCTATCAAAGTAAATATCTCAGTTATGTAGAGTAAAGGTAGCTTTGGAGAAACTtgtaaatattaaaaattatGGATGCAACTAATCCACAGCTTCTTCCaataattttaaaactTCGGAGTTCAGTGAGTTCTTTGCTGCATTTAAATCCATATTGAATTGCTTGTCAGTCCCTTTAATATCCTTGATGATCTCTTCAAGGTCGCTTTGCTTGCCATAAATGTTGATGACTATAATCCACTTCAGATCGTTCCACATCTTTTCAATGATTTTATCCCCCTCATTTTGTGATTCTGGTGAAGTGGTAACATTTACAGCACTTTCTATCTCATGATCTATGCTGGAAAACGAATCTATATTTTCTGGGAATTCACGTGTCGGAACAATGTCACTAATATTTGGAAGAGAAAGTCTCTTGTCCAACAAATAGCAATAGTTGTTAATAAAATCCTTCTTTACCTTTTGTTCCGGATTCCAGTTTAGGAACTTGTAGAGTGATTCTTCCACAAGCATTTGGAGCTCTTTTTTGGAAGCGGAATCAAGATCTTCCTGCGTGAATCTTCTACCAGTTAGATGCTTTGTAAGGTTAATAATCTTTTTCATAGATCGTTTGGATTGTTTAACCTTATACAAACCTTTTTGTATCAGAGTTTGCGGAGATAAGTCCGTTGGCAGACCTTCGTTGGTGATCGTTTCGGTTAGAAGAATACGATTAGCCGAAGGTTCATCCCCTGGTTCTTTGCccaaaatttgtaaaattgCATTAACTTGGTCATTCGTTAGCCTTGGAACTTCTGATGTTCTTAACAAAAGTCCATTTGTGGGTAATTTTATGGATGGGTCATACAGGGTTATTCTTGGAAATAATTCCAATTCATCTTTTGGGTCTTGGTATAGTATATTATTGTAATAGTTTGCTTTTCTTTCGTCTCCTTCCAGATCACTATAGTCATGTTCAGATTCCCCAGAGGAATTATTAAAACCATGATACATAACTCCATCCTTCATATCACCAGAGTCCTTGAAAAATTCCTTTACCATTTCACTGTATCTATCTGAGGAAGACGGGCTAGTATCATATAGTGAGGACTCTATTTCAATTGTTTCAGTAACTGGGAAATCGACCTGTTTTTTGGTAGCAACTTTTTTATCCTCTGATTGAAAATTGCCTGGAGTGAGCTCATGATGAGATATATTTCCATAAATTCGTCTCTTTCCCGATACTAGTTCATCCttttctacattttcaGCCGTAGATGCCATTTTTGATGCGTGATATTGAATTGCATTTTTAACAGCAACGTTATCAAAGTCTTTAATTTCTGCGTTCTTGAgatatttttgcaaaatctTCTTTTCCCACCAAATAGCCTTATCTTCACTTACAGTAGAATCCATTGTTAGGTATACCAGCTTCCTAGATTCAAAATTCTTAGCAGGAGTGTGAATTGTGTGTTTGTCACTCCTGATGTTCACAACTTTTTCAGTATTTTTTATGGCATATTCTGGAGCATCTACAGAATAATCTGGTGTAGTTTTCACTTCTAATGTTGATTCTTCAGCTTTGGCTTCTGATTCTTCCGGAATAAAAACAACCTTTTGCGTATACGTCTTTATCAGAGACTCTGAAAAGTGTTCAATCCAAATGTCCTTATCATATGTCTTCCTTGCGGTTGTATCTCTTACCTTTTCAACATAAAGGTTTAACTGCAGTCCAGGAAAAATAACAAGGTCCTTACTCTTGAGCCACTCCATATGTTGTCCCTCAATTCCTACATTCTTTGCGATTCTATTCCTCTTCAACACACAAATAACATTTTCCTTAAATCCATCTTTTACATCATAAACATCACAATCTACAAttactccattcttgtataCTTCGGTGACAGTTCCGGTAATACGCATTCCTGTCTTTATCTCATCTATATGATACATTTTCTGTTCTTTACTCTCCATCTGTTTTTTCCTTTTAGACTCTGGGACCACTAAAAGTGAAATATCAACAAAATTCCTCTTTGCTGGTTCTTTTCTGTATCCAGAATAATAATACTCCAAATATGCATTCTCATTCACGCGGAAAATCTGTATGTAACGAACCCCCAATTCTTTGTTATCCATTTCCTTGGCAACAGTGTCCCTAATGGCAATGTTTGCACAGCGTACATATGCATCTCCTGTGAACAGTcccttttcattttttatcaaaataATGGAAACAATGTCATAGTTTTTGAGCCAATTGAATATTTCATCCTCAGTTGTTTCAAATGGCAAGCCTTTTAGATACAAGAGTGCATCATAAGAAGGAGAACTTATGCTGGGAGGAGTTGGTAACCTCATTTTATTCGGAATATAATCCGCTTCTCTGAAAAATTTCTCCAGTTCCTTAGACAACACCCATTCTTGTGTGTTCTTGGTTGCGATACGAGTTAATCCTTCCAGTGTATGCTTCTCTTTATCTGTCTTCTTCGGCTTATTTGAAGCATGTTTCTTGCGTTTCGCCTttttttcatcaaatttaaACTCAGCGTTCAACTTTACGGAGCTATGTGTGTTTAAATGAAGTTTTATAGGCGAAAGAAATGCATATTTGCTCCCATTGTACAATATTCCAGGGTAGTCATTCTCAGAAACTCGCAGTTTATCTCTACATAGAGAATTTGTTCCGATATAGCTGCAACTTATGAATAATTTAGTCGACTTCAGATGAAAAGTAAATGGTAAATCAAACAGTATCACCAGACATAACAATGCTATAAAGCTGCGATTCCTATAGCCCATCTGGGcaatattttacattttaaaatgacATGAACTTTAAATATTACAGCAATACGTACATGGTAATGCAAAGGTGTGATTCTATTCCGTGAAAGTAAATATAAACTGCCAGTGACGCTCCTACAAGTGGAGCGTCCATCCGGATTCTACTATACAGGAATAAAATACATTAAAACGTAATACATGACCTAACTTTGTATGTGTTTTGTAATGTAAATACgcaaaaatgtaaagggTAAGACAAATTAGCGCCAACTCCGGCTCTACTTTTGTTCAAAGGATTTTACCATTCCTTCCAACCTCTTTAGGATAAAATACTGCGTTTCTATATTCCTCTGAGCACAGTTCCAAATGCAAGTCTGCTGAGCAGAGGTTAGGGACTCGCCAGGTGTAGCTACGCACTTGTTAAAACATACGCCAAGCATTTTCAGAGTCATTTTTTGCGATTGTATTGTCTTTTGAAGAGTTAAAAAGGCCTAAAAATATGCTACATCTGCTATACTAACAAAAACGTAAAACAAACGGAGACCGTACCTCTGCCTTTTCTTTGTCATCCTTAAGGTTATCAAATGAGGAAGATAAATCCATATTGATCTTTCGTATAAAgtaaaataaaaatataaatttaatgGCGATATGTTAATTCTTCTGGGGAGGGCTTAGCCTATCACGGCAGATTCTACTGATTTGATAAATGCCAGTTACAGCCATTGCAGCGTTGACTAAATAAAGATATTAAAGGTGTGGTAATGAGAAATAGATTATGTGTTGCGTCCAATATGAGTGGGAAGAATCTGTCAACCTACCAGAAAGCAAATTGTAGTTTACAGGTGTAATCACAGTACTGTAGCGGGACCAGATCAGGCCAGTAGCGGCAACGGCTGTAGATTTTGTATTGGAGCATTAACGTAAAGGTATTGATCACAAAGTTCACGTAGAGACGCAATGAAATTCGCATTCGACGTATAGCACAAAGTCCATAAAAGAAAGAAAGGGGTATAGGATAAATACGTACCTATTTGCTGAGGAAGTGAAATTAGTTCAGTTGGTCTATTAATGTCTGACAAATTGGCAATTGAAATAGCCCACTTGAAAGTTGGAGcataaaaatgaatggTGAATGGTCCGGCAGGATGAACTAAGCGGTAAATGTCATGTCAATTTGATCAACAAACCTATAAAGCTCTTGACCTTCTCCGGAAGTGGCAGTGCCAGTACCTTGGACTGCAGAAAAGGGGCAATTCCCGGgtagaatattttttgaaaaacCCCTGCCATGTTTAATAGCTCTAAACGTGGAATTATTGAACTAGTACTCTCTATTGGCCAAGACCAGACCCCATCCAATGTGTACGTGGatcaaaatatacaaagtaAGGACAAGAAATAAATTTTTAGTAGACTGGCAATATCCCATTGCAAGTAACTGGTCTGATACAGGTGTACAAGTAAAGAGAGATTACGATAATCTCCAGAATCGTATACAATCGTCATCTCCAACCGACGCAAAGATCTCCCTATCATCAAATGGTTTCCAGGCCACACTATTCACATCTGAAGTGTGTCCATTGATCTACATACCATTAATATGCATAAATAATCCTCACCTCTAGCATTTCAGATTTTCCATCAGGCTTTACAATCTTGATTGCATTATCCCCTCCCCCCTATACAACGTAAATATATCACATTGTATGAGTGTAGTGTAGTAGAAACATATGGCTAACCGTGAGAatagaatctccaaagtCTAGTGTGTAAATTGGCCTCGAGTGTAGTTCATTATAACTCCTCTTTATTTCCCAATCATCTGTCATTCCCACATTTACATTGGTACAAACAAACCTGCAAGGATTGGTGCGTATGTAGATGCCTCTGATCTCTTATATGTCAAGGGATCGGAGAACGGGCCTACTGTCCATAAAAGTGATTGAGGTTTTGCGATTTTATTTGAGTCAAgaaaattcttcattaCTGTGCCTACAAAACTTTTCAGTGTTACAATACCCTTACTTTCGTAAATAAAGAGATTCTTGTCTGCAGAACATGATGCTAACAATGAGCCATCAAAATTGAAGGAGAGGGACCATACAGTGTTGCTATGCAAATTGAGTGTTTGAATACATCGCCTAAAGAATTGTATGAAGATGCCAAAGATGTATCAATACACGGATTATGCGTAACAAACCAGTCATTATCTTTTATAGTCCATAGTTTTACAGCGTTATCATAGGAAGCGCTGGCAAGCAAAAGTGCAGATGGGTTCCAGCAGACGTATTTTACATCtaaaagatgataaaatttcAGTAATAAACAAACCGTGTCTATGCCCTGAAAGTATGGCAGAACAAAAGTATTCCATATGTGAATCTGAACCTTCAATCGTATTCAAATCTCCACGaccatacacattttcaCGGCTCTTTTCATATATCCAGATGGTTTTGTCTCTACCGCAAGTTGCAATGTAAACTCCACTAGGATCAAAAGCTGCACATTTCACCTACGCATATTTTAGTTTATAATGTATGTAACTACCTCATTTTCGTGACCTTGCAGTATAGAAACATATTTCCAGACGAGTTTACAACCAGTATGACTCGTAGGATTTTGTGTAGATTCTCCACTTACAGCCACACCCTGAGAATCTTTGCCAGAGTTTTCAGTGTTCTTAGCAGAACTCTCAGACAAATCAGCATCATTTGTCATTGTAGAGTCTGAATTAGTGTTTTGTGGAGTTGTGGATGACGTAGAATCCCTAATATATGTACGAGTCCATATTGACGTTGTGCCATCAAAAGAGGCGCAGATCAAAAATTTGCCGTCATTGCTGAACTTTACACTCCTCACGGTCTTTTTGAATGCGTTGTCGATAGAGAACTAAAAGTTGTCTAAGTCTATCGGAAAACTTACCTCAAGCTCCACTTTGTACTCTTTTCCGCAATTCTGTGGATCCAAGGGACAAAAATGCGAGACTCCTACACTATCCTCCTTTATAAACCTCCATATCTTGACTTTACGATCTGCACTGCACGTGGCGAAGATATTTTCCGTAGGACTCCATGCGATACACCATATCCTCTCATTGTGACCATTTACACAGAGCAAGTGCTCAACTTTCATTTATGACAAGTtatttgtacattaaaTTACAATTATACAATTAAAGGCGAATATAAGCCTTTGTATATGAAATATGTTGTTTGTGTCTGAGCACCTTGTCCTTCTGTTGGTATGCGTTGGATAGTATCACAAACAAGTCTAGACTTGTAAACCAAGTTCGTCTAGCTGATATTACTAGTATGAACGAGTATAAATGTGAGCATTGTGATCAAAGTTTTGCAAATGGAAGCAACTTACGTAGACACAGGCGCACATTTCATCTGGACAAGGTTACTATCTATCCTATACACTATTCATAGCCATTGCACAAAGATGATTACATACAGAAAACCCATGAATGTACACAATGTAGCAAGAAATTTGCAAGGTCAGATAGTCTGAGTCGTCACATTTTTCGCCATAACAACCAAGCCGAAAAATACACATGCGACGTAAATGGATGTAAGAGGGCCTTCACTCAACTCCAAAAGTTGGAGGAGCATCGCAGCGATCATATTAGAAAATTATCGGAGGGTTTGCCTATACAGAATACATACACCAACCACAGACATAATCTTAATTAAGGGCTACACTGTCTCAAAAGTCAATGAAGATGAATCCACAACTTTTGTTTGTCCGATTGGAAGTTGTTCGAAAGCATATACATCTTATGCTGGCATAGCTAAGCATATAACTCTTCATGAAGGTATCCAAAATTGTATAACAACTAACGAAAAATCAGAGCCTGAAAGAAGATTTACGTTTAAATCAAAGGTATACACGTGTGAAGATTGTGgcaaggtttgtttattcgCCGAAATCTAACGTTTTTAGACCTTTGACAAGAATAAACGTCTTCTAGTGCACAAAGATGTAAGCAATAATCTAACCCATACATCCACTCTAGAAATACCATAATGGTGGTTTATCTATCAAAGATCtaaaaaaggaaaaaataGAGGATCACGGAGTGTATGTCTGTAAGCATGAAGAATGCAGAAGGATTTTCACAAGGGTTGGTCTACACAAGCATATGGTATACACCAATCTACAGAGAAGGAATCTGATCATGCATGAAAAAACTTTCCACataaaagaaaaggaatttAAATGCGATGCTTGTGGCTCGTCTTTTAAGTGGAAAAAATCCCTCAACCTGCACAGGTGCAAGATGAAAGACTAATCACTGTAATCTACAAAAGGGTTCTCAATCTTTTCTGTACCATCTATGGGATATATTACTGTCACCTATTTGAAGTTGTCACTATACATGAGAAACTAACCGAAGTTCCGCGTGCTACCAAAAGACCGAGTTCTCTGGTCTCTCCAGTCAATTTCTCCGGATCATCTGGATCTGTAACGCGTGTTATATCAAATGTGTAGTGTATTACACTTATATATCCCACGTAAATGGGTAAATACGAGCATACAAGGGTGGATAGTCACAAACCTTTCAGAAACTCCTTAGTATCGTCCAAAACCAAATTCGACATGGCATCATGACCTTTAAGAGTACCTTGAACTGTAAAATTAGTTATATAAAGGCATAATTTATGTCGACAATCTGTGATAACTAAACAACTACACAAACCTTCGCGTCCACCACTGAATTTAACGTAAACCTGCTTGTTCAGGTGTTTGTTTAGGTTAATTACACTCTTTACATCCCTAAAAGACTTGCTAGGGGCACTCATTTTGCAAAGTGAGCACCATCCTTGTGCTCCAAAAAACACAACAGAGGGTATCCTTACAAACAGAACCAAACATTCATAAACAAGTACATTCACGCAAGTACATACAAGTTAGTCTTAGTTTGCTTTGAGAAGATCGTTCCTTATGGATTCTAGCATCTTGAGTTTCTCTTCTAATTCTTTCAGCCTGTCCAACTTCTATAGTAGTATTGTCACCTCTGTGTAAAGCTTTAACTTACAGTTATTTGAGCCTTGTTGAGACAACCACCGTTCTCCTTCCTTCTGTGCAAGGATTTGACCTCGCGAATCCTTCTCTTGGTATTGTTAACACTAACAGAAAGTGCAATGGACTTGTTCTAAACTTACGCGTTGaatatcttcttttcctcaGAACTAAGAACTGATTTTTCCCTCTCCTGTGTTTTTTGGGGGTTTTTTATCTCAGATTCATCTTTAGAATCTACTTCTACATTGGGATTCTGCTCTACAGGTTGAGATTTAGCAGAATCATTTGACTCAACAACAATAGTTTtttcatct
Encoded here:
- a CDS encoding conserved hypothetical protein (encoded by transcript BEWA_052550A), encoding MGYRNRSFIALLCLVILFDLPFTFHLKSTKLFISCSYIGTNSLCRDKLRVSENDYPGILYNGSKYAFLSPIKLHLNTHSSVKLNAEFKFDEKKAKRKKHASNKPKKTDKEKHTLEGLTRIATKNTQEWVLSKELEKFFREADYIPNKMRLPTPPSISSPSYDALLYLKGLPFETTEDEIFNWLKNYDIVSIILIKNEKGLFTGDAYVRCANIAIRDTVAKEMDNKELGVRYIQIFRVNENAYLEYYYSGYRKEPAKRNFVDISLLVVPESKRKKQMESKEQKMYHIDEIKTGMRITGTVTEVYKNGVIVDCDVYDVKDGFKENVICVLKRNRIAKNVGIEGQHMEWLKSKDLVIFPGLQLNLYVEKVRDTTARKTYDKDIWIEHFSESLIKTYTQKVVFIPEESEAKAEESTLEVKTTPDYSVDAPEYAIKNTEKVVNIRSDKHTIHTPAKNFESRKLVYLTMDSTVSEDKAIWWEKKILQKYLKNAEIKDFDNVAVKNAIQYHASKMASTAENVEKDELVSGKRRIYGNISHHELTPGNFQSEDKKVATKKQVDFPVTETIEIESSLYDTSPSSSDRYSEMVKEFFKDSGDMKDGVMYHGFNNSSGESEHDYSDLEGDERKANYYNNILYQDPKDELELFPRITLYDPSIKLPTNGLLLRTSEVPRLTNDQVNAILQILGKEPGDEPSANRILLTETITNEGLPTDLSPQTLIQKGLYKVKQSKRSMKKIINLTKHLTGRRFTQEDLDSASKKELQMLVEESLYKFLNWNPEQKVKKDFINNYCYLLDKRLSLPNISDIVPTREFPENIDSFSSIDHEIESAVNVTTSPESQNEGDKIIEKMWNDLKWIIVINIYGKQSDLEEIIKDIKGTDKQFNMDLNAAKNSLNSEVLKLLEEAVD
- a CDS encoding translocase of inner mitochondrial membrane, putative (encoded by transcript BEWA_052560A), with the translated sequence MDLSSSFDNLKDDKEKAEAFLTLQKTIQSQKMTLKMLGVCFNKCVATPGESLTSAQQTCIWNCAQRNIETQYFILKRLEGMVKSFEQK
- a CDS encoding conserved hypothetical protein (encoded by transcript BEWA_052570A) translates to MAGVFQKIFYPGIAPFLQSKVLALPLPEKVKSFIVHPAGPFTIHFYAPTFKWAISIANLSDINRPTELISLPQQIAVAATGLIWSRYSTVITPVNYNLLSVNAAMAVTGIYQISRICRDRLSPPQKN
- a CDS encoding WD domain, G-beta repeat containing protein (encoded by transcript BEWA_052580A), whose protein sequence is MKVEHLLCVNGHNERIWCIAWSPTENIFATCSADRKVKIWRFIKEDSVGVSHFCPLDPQNCGKEYKVELEFSIDNAFKKTVRSVKFSNDGKFLICASFDGTTSIWTRTYIRDSTGESTQNPTSHTGCKLVWKYVSILQGHENEVKCAAFDPSGVYIATCGRDKTIWIYEKSRENVYGRGDLNTIEGSDSHMEYFCSAILSGHRHDVKYVCWNPSALLLASASYDNAVKLWTIKDNDWRCIQTLNLHSNTVWSLSFNFDGSLLASCSADKNLFIYESKVMKNFLDSNKIAKPQSLLWTVGPFSDPLTYKRSEASTYAPILADDWEIKRSYNELHSRPIYTLDFGDSILTGGGDNAIKIVKPDGKSEMLEINGHTSDVNSVAWKPFDDREIFASVGDDDCIRFWRLS
- a CDS encoding c2h2 zinc finger domain containing protein (encoded by transcript BEWA_052590A), producing the protein MNEYKCEHCDQSFANGSNLRRHRRTFHLDKKTHECTQCSKKFARSDSLSRHIFRHNNQAEKYTCDVNGCKRAFTQLQKLEEHRSDHIRKLSEDIILIKGYTVSKVNEDESTTFVCPIGSCSKAYTSYAGIAKHITLHEEPERRFTFKSKVYTCEDCGKTFDKNKRLLVHKDVSNNLTHTSTLEIP
- a CDS encoding small nuclear ribonucleoprotein G, putative (encoded by transcript BEWA_052600A), with translation MSAPSKSFRDVKSVINLNKHLNKQVYVKFSGGREVQGTLKGHDAMSNLVLDDTKEFLKDPDDPEKLTGETRELGLLVARGTSVTVIYPIDGTEKIENPFVDYSD